The following coding sequences lie in one Sorex araneus isolate mSorAra2 chromosome 4, mSorAra2.pri, whole genome shotgun sequence genomic window:
- the TUSC2 gene encoding tumor suppressor candidate 2, with the protein MGASGSKARGLWPFASAAGGGGPEAAVTEQALVRPRSRVVPPFVFTRRGSMFYDEDGDLAHEFYEETIVTKNGQKRAKLRRVHKNLIPQGIVKLDTPRIHVDFPVILYEV; encoded by the exons ATGGGCGCCAGCGGCTCCAAAGCTCGGGGCCTGTGGCCCTTCGCTTCGGCGGCAGGGGGCGGCGGCCCGGAGGCAGCGGTCACCGAGCAGGCTTTGGTGCGGCCGCGAAGCCGAGTCGTGCCCCCGTTCGTATTCACGCGCCGCGG CTCCATGTTCTATGATGAGGATGGGGATTTGGCTCACGAGTTCTATGAGGAGACAATCGTCACCAAGAATGGGCAGAAGCGGGCCAAGCTGAGGCGGGTGCATAAGAACTTGATTCCTCAG GGCATCGTGAAGTTGGATACACCCCGCATCCACGTGGATTTTCCTGTGATCCTCTATGAAGTGTGA
- the HYAL1 gene encoding hyaluronidase-1 isoform X2: MATHLLPICALLLTLFTATARGSRDFVVPNQPFSTIWNGDTQGCLENHNIDVDVSVFDVMVNPNQAFRGPDMTIFYSSQLGTYPYYTSKGEPVFGGLPQNASLDTHLARAFQDILAAIPECNFSGLGVIDWESWRPRWAFNWDSKDIYRQRSRALVRAKHPHWSTRQVEEAARNQFQAAAQAWMGDTLKLGETLRPGGLWGFYQFPECFNYYDHSPHYTGECPLNIRDENDQMGWLWNQSSALYPSIYLSASLKGTGKSQLFVRHRVGEAFRVAQSVGKPHLPVLPYLEIIYDTTKTFLPMEELEHSLGESAAQGAAGVVIWVSWEDTRTKESCKRMKRYVDTTLGPFILNVTSGARLCSEALCSSHGRCVRRPSHPDALLILNPASFSINRKPGGGPSTVEGDLSPEDLEQMATEFECRCYQGWSGAGCEKQGTW, from the exons ATGGCAACCCACCTGCTTCCCATCTGCGCCCTCTTGCTGACCTTGTTCACCGCCACAGCCCGAGGATCCAGGGACTTTGTGGTCCCCAACCAGCCCTTTTCCACCATCTGGAACGGCGACACCCAGGGATGCCTGGAGAATCACAACATAGATGTGGATGTCAGTGTCTTCGATGTGATGGTGAACCCAAATCAGGCCTTTCGTGGCCCTGACATGACCATTTTCTACAGCTCCCAGCTGGGCACCTACCCCTACTACACATCCAAGGGGGAGCCAGTGTTCGGTGGCCTGCCCCAGAATGCCAGCCTGGATACCCACTTGGCCCGCGCATTCCAGGACATCCTGGctgccattcctgagtgcaacttCTCTGGGCTGGGTGTCATTGACTGGGAGTCGTGGCGCCCACGTTGGGCCTTCAATTGGGACAGCAAGGACATTTACCGGCAGCGCTCCAGAGCACTGGTCCGGGCAAAGCACCCCCACTGGTCAACTCGCCAGGTGGAAGAGGCAGCCAGGAACCAGTTCCAGGCAGCTGCACAGGCCTGGATGGGGGACACGCTTAAGCTGGGGGAGACACTGCGACCCGGTGGCCTTTGGGGCTTCTATCAATTCCCCGAATGCTTCAACTATTACGATCATAGCCCTCACTACACAGGCGAGTGCCCGCTGAACATCCGTGATGAAAATGACCAGATGGGGTGGCTGTGGAATCAGAGCAGTGCCCTCTACCCAAGCATCTACCTGTCTGCCTCGCTGAAGGGCACTGGGAAGTCACAGCTGTTTGTGCGGCACAGGGTGGGCGAGGCATTCCGAGTGGCCCAGAGTGTCGGGAAACCCCATCTGCCCGTGCTGCCGTACCTTGAGATCATCTACGATACGACAAAAACCTTTCTGCCCATG GAAGAACTGGAGCACAGCCTTGGAGAGAGTGCGGCCCAAGGAGCGGCAGGAGTGGTAATCTGGGTGAGCTGGGAGGACACGAGAACCAAG gaatcatgcaaGCGCATGAAGAGATATGTGGATACCACGCTGGGGCCTTTCATCCTCAACGTGACAAGTGGGGCTCGTCTGTGCAGCGAGGCCCTGTGCTCCAGCCATGGACGCTGTGTCCGGCGCCCCAGTCACCCTGATGCCCTCCTCATCCTCAACCCTGCCAGTTTCTCCATCAACCGCAAGCCTGGTGGTGGCCCCTCCACTGTGGAAGGGGACCTCTCACCTGAGGATCTGGAGCAGATGGCTACAGAATTCGAATGTCGCTGCTACCAAGGGTGGAGTGGAGCAGGGTGTGAGAAGCAGGGCACATGGTGA
- the HYAL2 gene encoding hyaluronidase-2: MWASLGPAVTLALVLAVVWASELKPTAPPIFTGRPFVVAWDVPTQDCGPRLKVPLDRKDLMDFDVQASPNEGFVNQNITIFYRDRLGLYPRFDAAGKPVHGGVPQNGSLWAHLKMLQEHVEHYIRTPEPAGLAVIDWEDWRPVWVRNWQDKDIYRRFSRQLVARQHPDWSSDRVVKEAQYEFEIAAREFMLETLRFVKAVRPQHLWGFYLFPDCYNHDYVQNWESYTGRCPDVEVSRNDQLAWLWAESTALFPSVYLDETLASSVQGRNFVSFRVQEALRVAHTHHANHALPVYVFTRPTYSRTLTGLSQMDLISTIGESAALGAAGVILWGDAGYTTSNKTCQYLKDYLTRMLVPYIANVSWAAHYCSWSQCHSHGRCVRRDPSASAFLHLSASSFRLVPGHTPGEPQLHPEGELSRADRIHLQTHFRCQCYLGWGGEQCQWDRRGAAGGASRAWAGSHATGLLVLAALVSPWTL; the protein is encoded by the exons ATGTGGGCAAGCCTGGGCCCTGCTGTCACATTGGCCCTCGTGTTGGCAGTGGTATGGGCCTCAGAGCTCAAACCCACAGCACCACCCATCTTCACAGGCCGGCCCTTTGTGGTAGCATGGGACGTGCCCACACAGGACTGTGGCCCACGCCTCAAGGTGCCACTAGACCGGAAGGACCTGATGGACTTTGACGTGCAGGCCTCACCGAATGAGGGTTTTGTGAACCAGAACATCACCATCTTCTACCGTGACCGTCTGGGCTTGTATCCACGCTTCGATGCAGCAGGGAAGCCTGTGCACGGAGGTGTGCCCCAGAATGGCAGCCTCTGGGCACACCTGAAGATGCTGCAGGAACATGTGGAGCACTACATTCGCACCCCGGAGCCGGCAGGCCTGGCAGTCATCGACTGGGAAGACTGGCGGCCTGTGTGGGTGCGCAACTGGCAGGACAAGGACATATACCGCCGCTTTTCACGCCAGTTGGTGGCCCGTCAGCACCCTGACTGGTCGTCAGATCGTGTGGTCAAGGAGGCTCAGTACGAGTTTGAGATTGCTGCCCGGGAGTTCATGCTGGAGACTCTGCGCTTTGTCAAGGCAGTGCGGCCTCAGCACCTCTGGGGCTTCTACCTCTTCCCTGACTGTTACAACCACGATTACGTGCAGAACTGGGAGAGCTACACAGGCCGCTGccctgatgttgaggtctctcGAAACGACCAGCTGGCCTGGCTGTGGGCCGAGAGCACGGCCCTCTTCCCCTCTGTCTACCTAGATGAGACTCTTGCTTCCTCTGTCCAGGGTCGCAACTTTGTCAGCTTCCGCGTTCAGGAGGCCCTTCGTGTGGCACACACCCACCATGCCAACCATGCACTCCCCGTCTATGTCTTCACTAGACCCACCTATAGCCGCACGCTCACAGGGCTTAGCCAG ATGGATCTCATCTCCACCATTGGCGAGAGTGCGGCCCTGGGTGCAGCTGGTGTCATCCTCTGGGGCGATGCTGGGTACACCACCAGCAAT AAGACGTGCCAGTACCTCAAGGACTACCTGACGAGGATGCTGGTACCCTACATCGCCAACGTGTCCTGGGCGGCCCATTACTGCAGCTGGTCACAGTGCCACAGCCACGGGCGCTGTGTGCGCCGCGACCCCAGCGCCAGTGCCTTCCTGCACCTCAGTGCCAGCAGCTTCCGGCTCGTGCCTGGCCACACCCCTGGTGAGCCCCAGCTGCATCCAGAGGGGGAGCTCAGCCGTGCCGACCGCATCCACCTGCAAACACATTTTCGCTGCCAGTGCTATCTGGGCTGGGGCGGTGAGCAGTGTCAGTGGGATCGAAGAGGGGCTGCTGGAGGTGCCAGTcgggcctgggctgggtcccatgCCACTGGCCTGCTGGTTTTAGCAGCACTGGTTTCCCCCTGGACTTTGTAG
- the HYAL1 gene encoding hyaluronidase-1 isoform X1 produces the protein MGPFSSEVSLERPGAMATHLLPICALLLTLFTATARGSRDFVVPNQPFSTIWNGDTQGCLENHNIDVDVSVFDVMVNPNQAFRGPDMTIFYSSQLGTYPYYTSKGEPVFGGLPQNASLDTHLARAFQDILAAIPECNFSGLGVIDWESWRPRWAFNWDSKDIYRQRSRALVRAKHPHWSTRQVEEAARNQFQAAAQAWMGDTLKLGETLRPGGLWGFYQFPECFNYYDHSPHYTGECPLNIRDENDQMGWLWNQSSALYPSIYLSASLKGTGKSQLFVRHRVGEAFRVAQSVGKPHLPVLPYLEIIYDTTKTFLPMEELEHSLGESAAQGAAGVVIWVSWEDTRTKESCKRMKRYVDTTLGPFILNVTSGARLCSEALCSSHGRCVRRPSHPDALLILNPASFSINRKPGGGPSTVEGDLSPEDLEQMATEFECRCYQGWSGAGCEKQGTW, from the exons ATGGGACCCTTCAGCTCTGAG GTTTCCCTAGAGCGGCCTGGCGCCATGGCAACCCACCTGCTTCCCATCTGCGCCCTCTTGCTGACCTTGTTCACCGCCACAGCCCGAGGATCCAGGGACTTTGTGGTCCCCAACCAGCCCTTTTCCACCATCTGGAACGGCGACACCCAGGGATGCCTGGAGAATCACAACATAGATGTGGATGTCAGTGTCTTCGATGTGATGGTGAACCCAAATCAGGCCTTTCGTGGCCCTGACATGACCATTTTCTACAGCTCCCAGCTGGGCACCTACCCCTACTACACATCCAAGGGGGAGCCAGTGTTCGGTGGCCTGCCCCAGAATGCCAGCCTGGATACCCACTTGGCCCGCGCATTCCAGGACATCCTGGctgccattcctgagtgcaacttCTCTGGGCTGGGTGTCATTGACTGGGAGTCGTGGCGCCCACGTTGGGCCTTCAATTGGGACAGCAAGGACATTTACCGGCAGCGCTCCAGAGCACTGGTCCGGGCAAAGCACCCCCACTGGTCAACTCGCCAGGTGGAAGAGGCAGCCAGGAACCAGTTCCAGGCAGCTGCACAGGCCTGGATGGGGGACACGCTTAAGCTGGGGGAGACACTGCGACCCGGTGGCCTTTGGGGCTTCTATCAATTCCCCGAATGCTTCAACTATTACGATCATAGCCCTCACTACACAGGCGAGTGCCCGCTGAACATCCGTGATGAAAATGACCAGATGGGGTGGCTGTGGAATCAGAGCAGTGCCCTCTACCCAAGCATCTACCTGTCTGCCTCGCTGAAGGGCACTGGGAAGTCACAGCTGTTTGTGCGGCACAGGGTGGGCGAGGCATTCCGAGTGGCCCAGAGTGTCGGGAAACCCCATCTGCCCGTGCTGCCGTACCTTGAGATCATCTACGATACGACAAAAACCTTTCTGCCCATG GAAGAACTGGAGCACAGCCTTGGAGAGAGTGCGGCCCAAGGAGCGGCAGGAGTGGTAATCTGGGTGAGCTGGGAGGACACGAGAACCAAG gaatcatgcaaGCGCATGAAGAGATATGTGGATACCACGCTGGGGCCTTTCATCCTCAACGTGACAAGTGGGGCTCGTCTGTGCAGCGAGGCCCTGTGCTCCAGCCATGGACGCTGTGTCCGGCGCCCCAGTCACCCTGATGCCCTCCTCATCCTCAACCCTGCCAGTTTCTCCATCAACCGCAAGCCTGGTGGTGGCCCCTCCACTGTGGAAGGGGACCTCTCACCTGAGGATCTGGAGCAGATGGCTACAGAATTCGAATGTCGCTGCTACCAAGGGTGGAGTGGAGCAGGGTGTGAGAAGCAGGGCACATGGTGA